From one Candidatus Methanoplasma termitum genomic stretch:
- a CDS encoding MBL fold metallo-hydrolase, whose translation MKFRFLGGADTVGRMGMTIVGDKKTMLVEYGMAPTKPPEYPITAPRIDHLFLTHCHLDHCGMVPAVVGRDGCEVFTTPISAEISEIMLYDSLKIAAAEGYNEPYTSGDIEKTMDLVVPFNFKDTIELGKLDVTLHSAGHIPGATMFEFKCDESTLYTGDLHTDNQKLVLGARPVKCKNLIIEGTYGGRNHPSREKTIEEFLSKVDEVIDRGGKVIIPCFAVGRTQEIMLVLKNLDYDMWVDGMGRSVTNLFLNYPEYLRDARSLRAAKKTFREVKNASMRKHAGRGQIIVTTGGMLDGGPVLEYLRALKDDPKNAIILVGYQAEDTNGRLLMETKSIVIDGEMVKVECEVLKYDFSAHAGHDEIVQFAKKCNPENIVLMHSETRELFLDDLKDYNVILPELGKEFELDV comes from the coding sequence ATGAAATTTAGATTTCTCGGTGGAGCGGACACGGTCGGCCGTATGGGGATGACAATAGTAGGTGACAAGAAGACTATGCTTGTAGAGTATGGTATGGCTCCGACCAAGCCTCCGGAATATCCTATCACAGCGCCGAGGATAGACCACCTTTTCCTGACGCACTGCCACCTTGACCACTGCGGAATGGTCCCGGCTGTCGTGGGAAGGGATGGATGCGAGGTATTCACGACACCCATTTCCGCCGAGATCTCGGAGATCATGCTGTACGACAGCCTAAAGATCGCCGCGGCGGAGGGGTACAACGAGCCTTACACTTCTGGGGACATAGAGAAGACCATGGACCTTGTCGTGCCGTTCAATTTCAAAGACACAATAGAACTTGGGAAGCTTGATGTCACGCTGCATTCCGCGGGCCACATTCCCGGCGCAACGATGTTCGAGTTCAAATGCGACGAAAGCACCCTCTACACCGGCGATCTGCACACGGATAATCAAAAACTCGTTCTCGGCGCGAGACCGGTGAAATGTAAGAACCTCATTATCGAGGGAACATACGGAGGAAGGAACCACCCTTCAAGAGAGAAGACCATTGAAGAATTCCTGTCAAAGGTCGATGAGGTCATCGACAGGGGCGGAAAGGTAATAATACCGTGCTTCGCAGTAGGAAGGACTCAGGAAATCATGTTGGTACTCAAGAACCTTGATTATGATATGTGGGTGGACGGGATGGGGAGGTCCGTCACCAACCTGTTCCTGAACTATCCGGAATATCTCAGGGATGCCCGCTCTCTTCGTGCGGCCAAGAAGACATTCAGAGAGGTCAAGAACGCAAGCATGAGAAAACATGCCGGAAGGGGGCAGATAATCGTCACCACCGGAGGTATGCTCGACGGCGGCCCCGTGCTTGAGTATCTGAGGGCTCTCAAGGACGACCCAAAGAATGCTATAATCCTGGTCGGATATCAGGCAGAGGACACGAACGGAAGACTTCTGATGGAAACAAAGAGCATAGTCATCGACGGAGAGATGGTAAAAGTAGAATGCGAGGTCTTGAAATACGACTTTTCGGCGCATGCCGGACATGACGAGATAGTGCAGTTCGCCAAAAAATGCAATCCCGAGAACATCGTCCTGATGCATTCTGAAACAAGAGAACTCTTCCTTGACGATCTAAAAGACTACAACGTTATTCTTCCCGAACTCGGAAAGGAATTCGAGCTGGATGTCTGA
- the nadC gene encoding carboxylating nicotinate-nucleotide diphosphorylase, whose product MSEMDLRPFLDEDVGSGDITTEMFVPDILGKAVIMCEEDAVIAGLEEAAEIFRLLGADSEQLVVDGERVRKDTDVMIVEGPLRSILTGERVALNFLMRMSGIATETNSIMTKVRERDKHLMIAGTRKTTPGFRAFEKKAIALGGGWPHRNGLYDMILIKDNHILACGGVSKAMERTSNVPDGIKVEIEVTNITDGIVAAKMGADIIMADHMSPSETKELMKKTKLIHKDILIEASGNITKDNVMDFAGCADIVSLGSLTHSPKAVHFSLDLK is encoded by the coding sequence ATGTCTGAGATGGATCTGAGACCGTTCCTGGATGAGGACGTCGGATCCGGTGACATCACTACGGAGATGTTTGTCCCAGATATCCTAGGAAAGGCTGTGATCATGTGCGAGGAGGACGCTGTAATAGCGGGGCTGGAAGAAGCCGCAGAAATATTCAGGCTTCTCGGCGCAGACTCGGAACAGCTTGTCGTTGACGGGGAAAGAGTTCGAAAAGATACCGATGTCATGATCGTTGAGGGCCCTCTGCGCAGTATACTGACCGGGGAGAGGGTCGCTCTGAACTTCCTCATGAGGATGAGCGGCATTGCCACCGAAACAAATTCGATCATGACGAAAGTGAGGGAGAGGGACAAGCACCTGATGATCGCCGGTACACGGAAGACCACGCCAGGATTCAGAGCCTTTGAAAAAAAAGCCATCGCTCTTGGAGGGGGATGGCCTCACAGGAACGGACTCTACGACATGATCCTCATCAAAGACAACCACATACTTGCCTGCGGCGGCGTTTCGAAAGCGATGGAACGCACCAGTAATGTGCCCGATGGGATCAAAGTGGAGATAGAAGTAACGAACATCACTGACGGGATCGTAGCGGCAAAGATGGGGGCTGACATCATCATGGCCGACCACATGTCACCTTCGGAGACCAAAGAACTGATGAAAAAAACAAAGCTCATCCACAAAGACATATTGATCGAGGCCTCGGGCAACATCACCAAGGACAATGTTATGGATTTTGCCGGCTGCGCCGATATTGTCTCTCTGGGCTCGCTAACCCATTCTCCGAAAGCGGTACACTTCTCCCTCGATCTGAAATAA